The genomic segment GGTTAATTCTATGTTATTAGTTGGAAACGGTATGCTTATCACCCGCGATCCGGACAAACCTTTTATCGAAAACGGTTGTGTCTGCATCGACGGCGGTTCCATTAAAGAAGTCGGTACCGATGCCGAATTGCGGGCAAAGTATCCCGCGGCGGGGTATATCGACGCAAAAAAACGGTGCATCATGCCTTCTTTTATCAACACGCATCATCATATTTACAGCGCCTTTGCCCGCGGTGTTGCGTTAAAAAACTATAACCCGCAAAATTTTTTGGATATTTTAAAAGGTCTATGGTGGCATCTTGATAATAATCTCCTTTTAGAGGACACAAAATACAGCGCGTATACAACGCTGATCGACTGCATTAAAAACGGCGTAACCACGGTTTTCGACCATCACGCAAGTTACGGCGAAACAACGGGAAGTCTTTTTACCCTTGCGGATGTCGCGGAGGAGCTCGGCTTGCGGGTGAACCTTTGCTATGAAGTTTCAGACCGGAACGGCGAGGCGGAAATGAAAAAGGCTGTTGCCGAAAATGCCGAATTTATCCGCGCCTGTCAAAAAAAGAAGAATCCCAAACAGGCGGCGATGATGGGGCTCCATGCGGCATTCACGTTATCCGATAAAACGCTCGAATATTGCGCTTCTCAGCTTCCGGCGGGTGCGGGCTACCACATCCATGTAGCTGAGGGTATGTCCGATGTATTCGATTCGGTGCAAAAACACGGGAAACGGATTGTGCAGCGCCTCTACGATTTTGATATCCTCGGTAAGCATACCTTTGCCGTGCACTGTATCCATATCAATCCTTTGGAAATGGATTTATTGAAGGAAACCGATACGATGGTTGTACACAACCCCGAATCGAATATGGGCAATGCGGTAGGCTGCCCGCCGGTATTGGAAATCTTTAAACGCGGTATTTTGATCGGGCTCGGCACGGACGGATATACCAGCGATATGCTTGAATCGTATAAGGTCGCGAATATCCTGCATAAGCACAATACCTGCGATGCCACCGCCGCATGGACGGAAATTCCCGAAATGCTCTTTACCAATAATGCAAAGATTGCCGCGCGGTATTTTGACGGTGAACTCGGCGTTCTTAAAGCGGGAGCAAATGCGGACGTGATTGTTACCGATTATAATCCGCTGACGCCTCTCCATGAAGGTAATGCAAACGGTCACATTCTGTTCGGTATGAACGGCCGCAGCGTAGTAACAACCATCGCGGCGGGCAAGGTACTGATGAAAGACCGCGTCGTTACCGTCGCCGATGAAGAAGCTATCTTTGCCAAATCGCGTGAAGTAAGCGCCGCCCTGTGGAAACGGCTGTAAGAGGCCGCCCAAAAACTTCAGTTTTTGGACGGTTTCCTTAGATTTAAGTGCGATGTTTAAAATTAAGTCATTATTGTATAAAGACTTAATTTTAAACTCGCGGGGCTGTCGAAAAAGTAACCGGCTTTTGAGACAACCCCATGTCGGTATCCATAAGAGTATGCATCTAAGAGATACCGGAAACATCGTATCGGACTCATGATGAGACGATGAGATAAGGGAGAAAATAGAGTATGAGTGACAGAATGAACCCGATACCGTTCAAGAATTTGATGGAATGGATTAGAACGGAGTATCAAACCGAGGGGACAATTTTCGGTGTGAAAAAACTATACCGCGCCGATCCCGCCCGCTCTATAGAGCTGTTCGGGCAGAAGTTTGAAAATCCGCTCGGGCCCGCGGCAGGGCCGCACACGCAGCTGGCGCAGAATATTGTGGCCGCTTATGCTGCGGGCTGCCGTTTCTTTGAATTGAAGACGGTACAAAAGATAGACGGAGAAGACCTGCCGGTCGCAAAGCCGTGTATCAATGCGGCGGACGAATGCTACAATGTCGAATGGTCTACCGAGCTGCGTGTGCCGCAGGCTTTTGACGAATACGTAAAGGCGTGGTTTGCATTAAAGGTTATTTCTCAAGAATACGGCTTCGGCAGTCCCGACGGTTTTATCTTTAATATGAGCGTAGGCTACGATCTTGAAGGGATTAAGACCCCGAAAGTTGACGCCTTTATCGAAGGAATGCGGAATGCCTCTAATACGCCGGTCTGGAAAGAATGTACCGACTACCTTTTGAGCCATACCGATCTGTTTCCGTCCGTGTCCGAAGCGTTCCTCGACAGTTTGCCGACGCAGGTATGTACGTCCATCACGCTTTCCACCTTACACGGCTGCCCGCCTGCGGAAATCGAACGCATCGCCATGTATCTTATCACGGAAAAGCATCTTCATACCTATATCAAGTGTAACCCCACGCTGCTCGGTTACGAATTTGCCCGCGACCGCATGAACAAGATGGGCTATGAGTACGTGCAGTTTGACGATCATCACTTTAAAGATGATTTACAGTTCAGCGATGCGGTGCCCATGCTTGAGCGGTTGCTGCAGGAGTCCGATAAACGCGGGCTGATGTTCGGGGTTAAGATTACCAACACCTTCCCCGTCGATATTGCCCGCGGAGAGCTGCCCGGACAGGAGATGTACATGTCGGGGCGGTCGCTGTTCCCGCTATCCATCGCCGTTGCGTTAAAGCTTTCGGAAGCCTTTAACGGAAAACTCCGCATTTCATATTCAGGCGGCGCGGATTACTTTAACATTGCCGATATTTACGAAACGGGGATTTGCCCCATTACCATTGCGACAACGATTTTAAAGCCGGGCGGATATGCACGCTGCAAGCAGCTGGTGGAAGAGTTGACCGCCAAGCCGTTCAATAAAGATTTTTCCATCAACCTTGAAAAGCTGCGCCGCCTTTCAAACTCCGTCGTTGAAAATCCGCGCCATCGTAAATCGGTAAAGCCGGAAGCATTCCGCAAGATCCCCGCAAAGGTGCCGCTCGCCGATTGTTTTGCCGCGCCGTGTATTTCCGGCTGTCCCATCAATCAGGACATTCCTGCGTATATCAGACTGACCGGCGAGCAAAAATACGAAGAGGCGCTCCGCGTTATCACCGACAAAAACCCGCTGCCGTTTATCACCGGCACGATCTGTAACCACCGCTGTATGACCGGCTGTACGCGGAATTTCTATGATGATCATGTGCATATTCGTGCCGTTAAACTCGAAGCGGCGCGCCATGCCATCGAAACTTTGAAACAAAACCTAAAGGTGCAAAAACCGGCGCAGAAAAACGGAGCGAAGGTTGCCGTTATCGGAGCCGGCCCTGC from the Treponema vincentii F0403 genome contains:
- the ygfK gene encoding putative selenate reductase subunit YgfK translates to MSDRMNPIPFKNLMEWIRTEYQTEGTIFGVKKLYRADPARSIELFGQKFENPLGPAAGPHTQLAQNIVAAYAAGCRFFELKTVQKIDGEDLPVAKPCINAADECYNVEWSTELRVPQAFDEYVKAWFALKVISQEYGFGSPDGFIFNMSVGYDLEGIKTPKVDAFIEGMRNASNTPVWKECTDYLLSHTDLFPSVSEAFLDSLPTQVCTSITLSTLHGCPPAEIERIAMYLITEKHLHTYIKCNPTLLGYEFARDRMNKMGYEYVQFDDHHFKDDLQFSDAVPMLERLLQESDKRGLMFGVKITNTFPVDIARGELPGQEMYMSGRSLFPLSIAVALKLSEAFNGKLRISYSGGADYFNIADIYETGICPITIATTILKPGGYARCKQLVEELTAKPFNKDFSINLEKLRRLSNSVVENPRHRKSVKPEAFRKIPAKVPLADCFAAPCISGCPINQDIPAYIRLTGEQKYEEALRVITDKNPLPFITGTICNHRCMTGCTRNFYDDHVHIRAVKLEAARHAIETLKQNLKVQKPAQKNGAKVAVIGAGPAGLAAAYFLTRDGADVTVFEKKARAGGIVQYVIPEFRIPAASIGQDVELASSFGASFVYNSEQRSVEALKKQGFTHVVFAIGAWKQSTLALEKGAAANVIEFLEQAKQAPETLKLGKNVVILGAGNTAMDAARVAKRTKGVEHSSIVYRRTKQFMPADAEELELALEDGVEFKELLAPVSYENGVLRCEKMKLGERGADGRQKPVPSGEFVDIPADTVIASIGEKIDTDLFAESGIALDGKGRAQYNPATFETNVKGVYVIGDCAAGPATVVQAIADATKAAKAITESVKARAWTAQFTALNYNPDTAPVYAKRAILMPMNLAGSGGVAKESVRCLECSTVCESCVDVCPNRANLAITVPGMRMKQIVHVDGMCNECGNCATFCPYESAPYKDKFTLFHSEKDFLDSTNEGFFYLDDARSRCRVRLSGEVRDITLATETVMPKELLHIINTVKTQYAYLL
- the ssnA gene encoding putative aminohydrolase SsnA translates to MLLVGNGMLITRDPDKPFIENGCVCIDGGSIKEVGTDAELRAKYPAAGYIDAKKRCIMPSFINTHHHIYSAFARGVALKNYNPQNFLDILKGLWWHLDNNLLLEDTKYSAYTTLIDCIKNGVTTVFDHHASYGETTGSLFTLADVAEELGLRVNLCYEVSDRNGEAEMKKAVAENAEFIRACQKKKNPKQAAMMGLHAAFTLSDKTLEYCASQLPAGAGYHIHVAEGMSDVFDSVQKHGKRIVQRLYDFDILGKHTFAVHCIHINPLEMDLLKETDTMVVHNPESNMGNAVGCPPVLEIFKRGILIGLGTDGYTSDMLESYKVANILHKHNTCDATAAWTEIPEMLFTNNAKIAARYFDGELGVLKAGANADVIVTDYNPLTPLHEGNANGHILFGMNGRSVVTTIAAGKVLMKDRVVTVADEEAIFAKSREVSAALWKRL